Sequence from the Candidatus Margulisiibacteriota bacterium genome:
CAGATTGGTTTGGGCGTTCGCAACACAGGTGTTCCAAAAATGTATACAGCCGGTAATTTTTATCAGACCACAAACCAGTTGGATGTGGCCATAGAAGGCGAAGGTTTTTATCAGGTGCAAATGCCCAATGGAGATATGGGTTACACCAGAGCAGGAAATTTCAAGAAAGATGGTGAGGGGTATCTTACTACCGCAGATGGGTTTT
This genomic interval carries:
- a CDS encoding flagellar hook-basal body complex protein, which encodes MSRSMWIAASGMMAQQLNIDVIANNLANVNTVSFKKSRADFEDLMYQKMNLTQVGYDGKASEAVSLQIGLGVRNTGVPKMYTAGNFYQTTNQLDVAIEGEGFYQVQMPNGDMGYTRAGNFKKDGEGYLTTADGF